In the Bicyclus anynana chromosome 22, ilBicAnyn1.1, whole genome shotgun sequence genome, GCCGGGGCTACAAACGGAGCTGGGGCAATAACCTTCGCAGCAGCGACGACCAATGGTTCACGACGTACAACAGCGTTGAATCCATTTAAAGGATCGGCAGTGTAGTCCACAATCCGCCTCGTACCATCAGGGTCTACGACCGCATACGAGCCGGTGACTAAGTCTCCGTTTCTCTGTTCCTGGTGGCCTTTGTAGTCTCCGGTGAGCGAGTCTTGGACGTCGTAGCCGTAGGAGTACTGAGGGAGGACGTCGGCTACTCGCGCCGCTACTGGTACTGGGGCTAGGACGCTGGCGGAAGCGACACCTACTACGCAGATGAATACTACAATCTGGAACAATagatacatgaaattaatatacagggtgctgggctggggagtgtttcccataactctggggttctttaccgataataatattaaaaaaatgttctaaaattaatattttcggggtaagtAACAATTCTTTCGGGAtaagaaaatagattttaaaatgtctcttatacgcatccttCTAATTATGTCGTAGGAATAGttatacgtattttaaaatgcaaggacaGAAGGATAAGAATAGAAAGGAAGGCGTGTGCGGTGTGTTACATCCGACTATCCGGAtttatgaaaacatgaaattatatattttgctatcatccgcgaaaagccgacaaacccatgcgacaacgtcacccaggtctacaaaatactctctacgtacgtttcatcccgaaaccggagcatcctcaggagatgttgactctatgAGATGTTGAGTctaggagatgttgactctaggAGTCTTGTACAACGtgcaagtaaacacaaaattgtgcatgtgtacgCTCAGTGGTtgtacgtaacatatctaatatataaaattctcgtgtcacagttttcgttgccacactcctccgaaacggcttgaccgattttgatgaaattttttgtgcatattcagtaggtctgagaatcggccaacatctatttttcaaacccctaaatcctagggtagggtagtgttagggtaggggtatggtatagagATAGGGTAacggtagggtagcggtaggataggggtagggtaggggtagggtaggggtagggtaggggtagggtaggggtagggtaggggtagggtaggggtagggtaggggtagggtaggggtagggtaggggtaggttagggtaagggtagggtaggggtagagtagaggtagggtaggggtagggtaggagtagggtagtgtaaggtagggatagggaagaagtgcaaataaataaattaataagtcaaagcgaagctttagcggatccgctagtctatagtataaaataatcattgactGTATGGATTATGTATAATgataggtacttgtaccgactcgtacaTCTATGATACTGATAGACACTACTGATAGACAAATGAGCTATCAACCGATCAATTACACAACTAGGACGTCGCGTCGTACGCAGCGCATTGGCATGCTGGTGGTAGCCCGTACTGAATACAGTGCGCTTGCAACACGGTCCAACACAAAGAAAGGGTCACTTTTCGTAACATTATACGTCCGGCATGATAATCGATCAGTTTTTAAGGAAGTAAACCAAAAAATTAGTTCACTTGGGTAGTTTAGTGCTTGGAAAGTTGCGTTATTTATATTTGACGGGCTTTgacacagtggtatgcgcggttgattttacaagacggaggtcctgggttaaatccccggctggatcgattgaagttttcttaattggtccaggtctgactgttgggaggcttcagccgtggctagttaccaccctaccggcaaagacgtaccgccaagcgatttcgttccggtacgatgccgtgtagaaaccgaaagaggtgtggattttcatcttcctccgaacaagttagcccgtttccaccttagattgcatcatcacttcccatgaggtgagattgtagtcaagggctaacttataaataataaaaaaataaataaaaaaaggcatTAATCTGCCTCTTTTAAGTAAGTAGGAAATAAAGTTgagttagttacactatttatgaCTCCAAAGGCTAAACCGATCTTGATGAAACACAGAATTCTTCCTCTGTAAGGGGAAGAGTATCTATGTTATTTCTTTGTGTTTGATTTTTCAAGATTCCATCGGAgtcttggatttttccgggataaaaccTTTATGTTAAAGCAGTGCAGGATAtaatctattccaaatttcagccaaatccttTCAGTAGTTTTTGCTTGAAATAGTAACAAATCCATCCATCCTTTCAACCTTCgcttttataacattagtagtaGTTTATATTATTGTTCAAATCGAGTTTTTATTTCACCCAATATTGTCACAGTCACGAATTACTATACCTACAAATGAATTAGTATTATCTTTTGTTTAATCACTTGTCTTGCGCCGTAATATAATATTCTCTAATGGCTTATTACAATTGCATATTCAATTGCAGACACAACTCTACAATGACTAATGCTTTCTTTGTGGGTGGTTTAacctatacaaataaatatgtgTCGACCTATTTTGTTGTCTGCTACTCCCTTGAGGGTGAATTAAATGACATACAAAGTGACATTTTAGTTACTGTAGTAGGTGTATCTACATGTTTGTAGACCTCTCACAAGGTGTGTAGTGTGTGTGAGTTGTTATTGCGGGGTCGTCACCACGTTTCAATACCTTGGGACTTTAATACCTACAAAGTGACTATTTGTCGACTTATTATTTTAGTCTGAACAAATACTAATTTCGTTATGAGTATTTAAGTTGGTACGAAGAAGAATTGGGTAATTTCAGGAaacttttttaaagaatatttgccaaatccttataaatatgaataattatCGCGTTTCTCTTTAATTAGTCGAAAAGACTATATAGAGGAGTCGGACGCCAAGACCTTCCCTTGTTGAGTTCGGGCCCTTTTGCCGATCAtctattgaattttaataataattttattgaacttCATTCTGATAAGAGATAACTGTGAAATAGCAATTGggctttaaattttaaatatgctaTAGTTAAAGGAGTgtcgccgtgatagcccagtggatatgacctctgtgtgcattttaagaaattaaatatcacgtgtctcaaacggtgaaggaaaacatcgtgaggaaacctgcataccagagaattttcataattctctgcgtgtgtgaagtggactattggcctaaccttcctcattctgagaggatacttgagctcagcagtgagccgaatatgggttgataacgaaaggAGTGTCAAGAAGTGTTACGAGGGAGACATGGTGGCTATGTCGCAAATTATCCAGTTACGAGACATTGGTCAATCGTGAGTCGTGCCACATGTTAGATTTAATCGTCCGTGGCAAAAGCAAAACGATAAATGGCAACGATTGAGGACCCGCCGAGGTCTAGGCCGCGTTAAATATCGCCTAGTGGCCTAATTGTTTGctacttatttattatcactAGCTTTGTCCTGtagtttcacacgcgtagacaTAGCCCCATTCCGTTCTTCCGTTCCCGTGAGTGTTTTACGATTCCCGTTGAAATcataacatactcgtaagtataaACCAGGGTCGCTTCCCAACTAAATCTATAGTAGgtacgttttgttttttttttataaataaataaatatacttaaacaatacacatcgtACAGGTacgttttaaaatatacaaagaattTTATTGCTGCTTTCGTCAATATATATCGTATAGTTTACatgcacagaataaagatgatccagaatgagtctttacaagcagcgtggtgaagctggTAAAccccattaaaaaaaaggtcatgcgtctccttgacatccgcacatacaaacttttattaaataagataATACTACTTCTATAATGGcaatatactattattattctattcaagattttaaatatactaCTTTAATACAGATATAATGTAAGCGTTTGCAGAAATGCAAATACGCAAAATACggaccaaaattttttttttttaaatgggacCTTTTTTAAATAAGAGTACTAGTTTTTacgttattgtttttttttttaattaaaaaataatatcatatgaTAACTCACTTTGCTGTTCATGGTTGGTTGATTTCAAATATACTACTTTAATACAGATATAATGTAAGCGTTTGCTGAAATGcaaacacgtttttttttttttaataggaccTTTTTTAAATAAGAGTACTAGTTTTTTacgttattgttttttttttattaaaaaataatatcatatgaTAACTCACTTTGCTGTTCATGGTTGGTTGCTTGGATGAGGATGCGCGGAGTCCGAGGATGAACTGGTGCCTTCCCCCGGGTAGCCCCGCATTTTATACCACAGCACTGTATACGTAACTCGGGACGTGAGCAGTGTACTGGGTGGCTCATTGAAGAAAGTTACACCTACGACGGTATGTTACGATTTAAACAATACTTTCTTCATATAGAGCACGCGTCGGCTTGAATATCGGCCAGTGTTACTGCTGATTCATGAAAATCATTTTGAATTACTAAAAAACCTGTCAGACTCAGACTCCTTTAGTGGGTTCcgtacaaattatttttctttataaatcataaaatatacatCATCAAAACAAAACATGCTCAACAGCTCAAAACAGCTCAACGGAGATGTTTTCTAAAAtagctaatatataaaaaaatcaatatataaagCCTGTAGtcacgtggcacgtcgattttctttctacaaacgcttacgCTTCGAAAAGTTTCaatgaaaatctttttattttattattctctacaagttagcccttgactacaatctcacctgatggtaaatgatgatgcaatccgaaatggaagcgggttaacttgctaggagtaggatgaaatccacactcattttcggtttctacacgacatagtaccggaacgctaaatcgcttggcagtacgtctttgtcggtagggtggtaactagccacggccgaagcctcccacccagacctggaccaattaagaaaacctcaatcagcccagccggtgatcgaacccaggacctccgtctcgtaaattCATGTGTTCATGCTAAAATTACAGTTTTTTGTTTGGTACATTTTCCGTATCAAGCCTCCTCCGCCTCTGCCTCGGACTAATTTACCTTTTAGTCGCTAAATCATTTTCAGATAATAAGGTTTTTatcaacttaattaatttatttataagtgtatttaaattttataaaattttacaataatattaaaactacgtacctatctataactacatattataaaaattaaaaaggaaattatactaaatttaaattatatctaaagactcaagctcattggtaaagtgcccagaaggctggcagtattgctacgttgtatggcaatactaattattgggcctaaatataggccagccttctggtcacgggaaaCGTagattaaacgctttgcaatttctttgaaaataaaGCGTAAATAAACTAAGCTAGATTAATAATGTTCTTTCTGCTTAGAATGTGAATATTTACAATACCTTACCCTTTTATATaccgttaaaaataaaattttataacacatttgctcgtaaagtgtcgcttatttcaccaatttcaatatcgtaatgtatctcattacgcacatgtgccgtaatgtaatataaaacctttatcatccgtctaaaaacgcaCGGTTCTAAATCTTCtaaagtttttatgtcagaaaagtgctcaacattttatgaataaaattaactttgtgagataaaatataataaaaaaaacatttagttctttcattttaataattttgataataaatatcaaCCATGTAtatgtaacagaaacacaaaactattaatttactttattagtaatattggCTGTTCGCACCaacatttgcctaaaaaaactcACGTACTTGGCTATctatgcaaaaatgacaagcgtatcaaaatatcATCTTATGGAaaacaaagatgcaaattaattttcagaaagtgtgttaaaAGTGTGTTTCAAATGTGTTATgtcatacgtgcgctttgataattacaccATCTGCTTCCTTACTCTCGCCTTCgactcgagctgcaatatcgcctcggctgtaattctCAACTTACtgtacttatatcataatgacgtactataatagtttaaatatcTGGAATTACGTTTTGTGATAGCCCCGTGGAAATGACCTCTTCCTTTGATTCGGTGGGCATAgcttcaaatccggtccggggcatacacctccaactattTAATTATGTGCATTTGCAAGTGcaagaaacatcgtgaggaaacctgcatatctgagaagtttcttaatactctacgtGAAATCTACTAATCCGTATTGgtctaatttaaaatttgtatgaTATATCTTTCTCAAACTTCATTTTAGGTAAGTACTCGTGGCACTCTGTGCTAATATGCTTAATAGACGGAAATCAATTACTTCGttatataaatatcaaattcatATGGTTCACCCACatgatatattatgtttttttaaagaatatatctttttttttttgatataaccaatattcccgaTCCCCTCCAATGagtcggaaagactgtgttatgaGTAGAGATCGAACACGTGACCTGTCGGCATGAGTCCGACTGCTTTACCACTGAACTATTGATGCTATATCATGCTATTCGCATGAAAActcgaaattcaaaattcatttatttcaattagacttagtttacgagcacttttgaaacgtcaagttaagtcataatttaatctaatggtggtaataatagtcgaaaacttaaaattaaagttacggggGTTCCTAACGCcccttgatccgagaagagcccacaacaaaactcagccaaggtttgtTTTTTATGCTTTAAGTTTAAGCATAGTcaaaacggcctccgtggcgcagtggtatgcgcggtggatttacaaaacgggggtcctgggttcgatccccggctgggcagattgagattttcttaatttatcccggtctagctggtgggaggcttcggccgtggctagttaccaccctaccggaaaagacgtaccgccaagcgatttagcgttccggtacgatgccgtgtagaaactgaaaggggtgtggattttcatcctccccctaacatgttagcccgcttccatcttagactgcatcatcacttaccatcaggtgagattgtagtcaagggctaacttgtaaagaataaaaaaaaaaaaactattggtTTAGGGTtccttatttctttaatttgcaATCTCTACGGTGTCCCTAATAAACTGTTAAAACTGTGCATAATTAAATATCAACCATAAAAGTTATAAATGAATATTCTTGACGATTCAAATATTCTACTAAAAGCATAcctttcataatttattttctgttagcaaatatatatgtagtaggtactcaatgtttcttttatttttttttttaatttgtaatactaTCCTTTCTAGAATAATTTAAGAAATCACagatttgttataatataattgttataatctcttattatgtttatttatataaatagtgtgtgtgtgtctacTAGTATAGTTAATTTGAAAAGTTCTATTGTTCCTTTACTTACTTCTCAtatgttattttgttgtttactgGAGTTTAAATAGAGGTTTTGAATATTGGtacaaattgacaattaaaaaCCCAAcgtaaacaaaataagaatttatttagCTATATACAAGTCTTTGATAAAATGAGCCGTCAAGCTAAGGGTCTTCTCTAAGGGTAACGGTATCCGGCGGCAACAGTCTCGACGAGCTTCGCTGGAGCGGCAGCGACGCGGGCGGGTGCGGCGGCGACGGGGGCGGCGTACGCTGCTGGTGCCACGTACCTAGCAGGAGCGGCCACTGGTGCTGTATACGCAGCGGCAACGGGAGCAGCTGCTGTGTACGCAGCCGCAACGGGGGCAGCTGCTGCGTACGTAGCAACGGGAGCAGCCGCTGTATACGCTGCGGCAACGGGAGCGGCTGCCGTGTACGCAGCAACGGGAGCAGCTGCCGTGTACGCAGCCGCGACGGGAGCGGTTGCTGTATAAGCTGCAGCAACGGGAGCGGCTACTGTGTATGCTGCTGGGGCGGCGTAGGCGGCGACGGGGGCAGCCGCAGTGTAAGAAGACACCTGCGTGCTGTACGCAGTGGCGACGGGCGCGGTGTACGCTGCGTAAGGGGTCGCGTAACGTGCAGCTACATAAGGAGCGGTGTAGCGGGCGCTCACGATGGGTGCAGCAGCGGACACGTATTGAGCATAAGGAGTAGCGTATTTCGCGACTACGGGTGCCGCTGCAACAGGTGCTGCTGGAGCTACAGCGTAGCGAGCGGCGGGTGCGACGGCGTAACGAGCGGCGACAACGGGAGCGGAAGCGACGACGGGTGCGGCGGCGATGCGAGCGGGAACGACCGCGGGCTCGGCGATCACAGGTGCGGCAGCTACTAGGGGCTCCTTGCGCACGACAGCGTTGAATCCATTAACAGAGTCGGCGGCGTAGTCCACGACGCGACGGGTGCCGTCGGGCTCGACGAGGGAGTATTGTCCCTGCACGACGTCTCCGTCACGCTGCTCTGATTGGCTCTTGTAGTCGCCAGTGAGCGAATCCGCCACGTTGTATCCGAATCTGTACTGCGGTAGGGGGTCGACGAGCTCTTCGATCCTCGCCGCGACGGGGGCCGCCGCAACAGGGGCCGTATACGCCACGGGTGCGGCCGCGTACGCCGCCGGTACGCTTGCGTATGCCGCAGCCAGCAGGCAGGAGAAGACCAACAactaaaacaaaagtaatacgTGAGCTGTgattgatatttattattattttttttggctATTTTAAAGCAAACAAAAACGAATAGACGAATTGTTTAAGATTTGACTTCATTTtggtattataaatatttaatggtataatttaatattttgtaaatatttgtgaACTATTGGGGGAAATGTGAACTAATGAATGAACTAGTGAATATTATAGGAATGGTAATTTCGTCTTggtagtttagttttaaatctAGCTCCATATCACTTTTCTAAAATGGGACTTGGCcttgtagtgggccgttaaaataatgatgataattataaaatatccaTTAAATTAATGCACTTTTTCATCACACACTGCACAACAAACACTTCACCGAATCCATCCGTACCTTGAAGaccattttgtatttgtttggtAGTTTGATGTGCACAGGGGTGCTAGAAGCTGTGAACTGTATCCCATGCTAGTCACTAACAGCATTTATAGTGCTGGTGGTTGCCTCATCCAGTCGCATCtccaaatttaaatatattcaagTACGCACGTACGGGGCGGCTGGACAATGCCACGTAAACAAAGACGATACTTGTGCAACTCAGTCGGGGCTGAACGTCGCGGTCACAGCTATTTTTCTCTCGATTCTAACCCGTTTCAGCATTACAAGACACGCTATGCCATACATAGAGCGTCTTCACGAAAACATTTGAAAACATCTTGCAAATTAGCCTTTTCAGAAGCGCTTGCTCGTTTGGTAACAAGAAAGGATGACTATTAAAATTAGATAGGTAATTGAAAACAATGATATTTATGTTCTTATCTATGTATCttttagagagccgtgatagcccattgggtatgatctctaccttcgattcggagggcgtaggttcgattccggggcaagcacctccaacttttcagttaagtgcattatAAGaattcacgtgtctcatacggtgaagaaaaaacatcgtgaggaatcttgcaaatctgagaattttcttaactttacgtgtatgaagtctaccaatccgcattgagccagcgtggtggactattagactAAGGACTATTAGCCTAGGACTATTCCGAGGAGACTCTTGATCAACAGTGAACAAAttgttaatgatattttaatttatggatTAGGTAAAGAACACATTAGAGGGTAGATTAATCGTTTATTTTAAAGGTATCTAATCGAG is a window encoding:
- the LOC112050315 gene encoding cuticle protein 19.8-like, with protein sequence MVFKLLVFSCLLAAAYASVPAAYAAAPVAYTAPVAAAPVAARIEELVDPLPQYRFGYNVADSLTGDYKSQSEQRDGDVVQGQYSLVEPDGTRRVVDYAADSVNGFNAVVRKEPLVAAAPVIAEPAVVPARIAAAPVVASAPVVAARYAVAPAARYAVAPAAPVAAAPVVAKYATPYAQYVSAAAPIVSARYTAPYVAARYATPYAAYTAPVATAYSTQVSSYTAAAPVAAYAAPAAYTVAAPVAAAYTATAPVAAAYTAAAPVAAYTAAAPVAAAYTAAAPVATYAAAAPVAAAYTAAAPVAAAYTAPVAAPARYVAPAAYAAPVAAAPARVAAAPAKLVETVAAGYRYP
- the LOC112050322 gene encoding larval cuticle protein A2B, which translates into the protein MNSKIVVFICVVGVASASVLAPVPVAARVADVLPQYSYGYDVQDSLTGDYKGHQEQRNGDLVTGSYAVVDPDGTRRIVDYTADPLNGFNAVVRREPLVVAAAKVIAPAPFVAPAPVVAPAPVVAPAYARAPLFAPGPAPLLAPRLPYYL